GAATTAGTGATGTTGgcagaaatatgaaaaaatgtttgaatCTTGATAAACACAATTCAAGCAACCAATCTCTTTTAGCTTTGATAATACAATAGTCTGTAACttaaggtatgccgtgacagggcgccctcacaatcggtcaacccctctcaaCCATGTGATTGGTATGCATCTGATTCACTATGGCAACATTTGTTCTTATCGCCAGACACAGAAGCGattctacatatttgatttataatCTACATTACAACCTCTGTATGACCTTCAAATCACTAGTTCAAGGTGGGCCTAAATCTTGTGAAGTTGTCATCAAAGTTCTACAGCTTCATACAGTTgggagagaggaggccggtgtgGGCGGAACAACACAAAGTATATTACAGTATAATTTTACAAGAGCAAGGTATATTTTACAGTTGTGTACTTTGTACACATGTCTGCTGGCATGCTCTATTTCCATTCTGAACTGTCTCTAACACAAAAATCTACAAATTTCAACTTACACCCTAAAATTGTGCACATTTATAATAAGTAAtataattaaattgaaatgacaAGAGAATACTAAATTCCGCAATAGTGTATGTAAGTGTGGTGAATGAAGCTTTCATAGCGACTTTGTAATCAATAAACAGAAAGTGAATGTGAAAATCCATcaaatatgtcatgtcatgtttttTATAATAGTTTTCTTTTTTTGCTGCCAACATTAGGAattttatattgtgtttgtaCAGACATTTACAAGAACATAGCCTGGGAATTATtaagtaattttaattttatgatGAATGGATATGGATTACAGTATATATACTAGCTACCTATGTCCTTGGCAATACATCACATCTTCTTTTTACAATTTACAGGCCTTTTCAAAAGAAGTGTCACACAAAGATATCATAGAGGAGGGAAAATTGTTGCAATTTAGAATCAAGGATGCCAATAACATGGCAGTACATAAAGCAGTTAACAGACTCCAGAAATTCCTTAAAGTGTCATCATCAAAAACAGAATTGGTAGAATTATTTTGACTGGCTAAGAATGACATCACCCTTGCCATAAAAACTGTTTTTAAGGAGACTATTGTTACCCAACTACCAGGCAGGTCCAAAGCTCCTATGAACAGCTCCCTCAGTGGCCatactatacaatcttttgtctttctgataaccagaCTAGGGCTGATCGTCTGGTCTGTTTCACATATTCTTAGCATCTGTACCGATCTATGTCTGGCAATCAATTGATCAGTATTGCCATGTCAAATTTATGCTATCAATAAAATTGTAACtaaatgtttttgtgtgtgcttTGACTGCAtgaagtgtagtctcagttaccaaGACTAGACTCTGACTGCTGGGGGCTCTACAACAAGACCACCAAGACGAGAGTCAGGGGGAAACATAGCTGGGGCTCTAGTACAAGACCACCAAGACAAGAGTCAGGGGGAAACATAGCTGGGGGCTCTAGTACAAGACCACCAAGACAAGAGTCAAGGGGAAACATGGCTGGGGGCTCTAGTACAAGACCACCAAGACAAGAGTCAGGGGGAAACATAGCTGGGGGCTCTAGTACAAGACCACCAAGACAAGAGTCAGGGGGAAACATAGCTGGGGGCTCTAGTACAAGACCACCAAGACAAGAGTCAAGGGGAAACATGGCTGGGGGCTCTAGTACAAGACCACCAAGACAAGAGTCAAGGGGAAACATAGCTGGGGGCTCTAGTACAAGACCACCAAGACAAGAGTCAAGGGGAAACATGGCTGGGGACTCTACAACAAGACCACCAAGACAAGAGTCAGGGGGAAACATAGCTGGGGGCTCTAGTACAAGACCACCAAGACAAGAGTCAGGGGGAAACATAGCTGGGGGCTCTAGTACAAGACCACCAAGACAAGAGTCAGGGAAAACATAGCTGGGGACTCTACAACAAGACCACCAAGACAAGAGTCAAGGGGAAACATAGCTGGGGGCTCTAGTACAAGACCACCAAGACAAGAGTCAGGGGGAAACATAGCTGGGGGCTCTAGTACAAGACCACCAAGACAAGAGTCAGGGGGAAACATAGCTGGGGGCTCTAGTACAAGACCACCAAGACAAGAGTCAGGGGGAAACATAGCTGGGGGCTCTAGTACAAGACCACCAAGACAAGAGTCGGGGGAAACATAGCTGGGGGCTCTAGTACAAGACCACCAAGACAAGAGTCGGGGGAAACATAGCTGGGGGCTCTACAACAAGACCACCAAGACAAGAGTCAGGGGGAAACATAGCTGGGGGCTCTAGTACAAGACCACCAAGACAAGAGTCAAGGGGAAACATAGCTGGGGACTCTACAACAAGACCACCAAGACAAGAGTCGGGGGAAACATAGCTGGGGGGTTCTACAACAAGACCACCAAGACAAGAGTCGGGGGAAACATAGCTGGGGGCTCTAGTACAAGACCACCAAGACAAGAGTCGGGGGAAACATAGCTGGGGGCTCTACAACAAGACCACCAAGACAAGAGTCAGGGGGAAACATGGCTGGGGGCTCTAGTACAAGACCACCAAGACAAGAGTCGGGGGAAACATAGCTGGGGGCTCTACAACAAGACCACCAAGACAAGAGTCAGGGGGAAACATGGCTGGGGGCTCTAGTACAAGACCACCAAGACAAGAGTCAGGGGGAAACATGGCTGGGGGCTCTACAACAAGACCACTAAGACAAGAGTCAGGGGGAAACATAGTCCAAAGTCGCTCACACTGTAAGTCACTCAGTACACTTCTTCCCAAGTCATGAAAAATGGGCTTATGAGGCCTGTTTATTGAAATTAAGATGTATCAGTCGCTTGAGACATGCTGACCTACCTCGGAGGTACCTGCATCGTTCAGTGTGCAATATTGGacatgaagtattccccagcatgcactgctctgggAAAGAGATCCTGTGTGGGCAACTTTGGATTGCATTACTCCAGACTCTCATCTGGGTGTTCTCATAGTAGAGATACGCAACAATTTTTACTAGTCTAAGTGCCCTGGAATATATTTGGTAGTTTTGATACAATGTGTAGAAATTTAGTATGTACCCtcaggggtaggtaacaaatattagtctagagcacgatcgatatagtgacaagtacaaatataaaagttgcgggaaaattctatatagtacctggtacaagtcgtttagttacaagtaaagtctatattgcgacgagcacaaagtcctgattttcccaccgtccattgcgtattcaacatggcggcaagtaacatcgacaatcctgatggtaagaatcagtcgatttctactactaaaaatcgaaaatacgtattcctatagcgtgcgttctgggaagaattggttggaggaacaacagggaaaatttcattgatcgatTCCACCGTTTGTGGGAGGAGTTAGCGAAAAACTTTTTCTACCGACGGATGTCCTATTCTAAACACACGTCCCTATACGaatgcatgtacaatattgacagtAGTACTATATTTTGTGTAGACAGAATAACAAACCCATATGTTGCCTGCAAATTCTATGTAAAAAGtaaagcatacaatatttacagcCAGCCAGATAACAAACCCCACAGTACGCTGATAGAAGATCAGTGGTTcaatatacgtatgtacatgcattcgGGACGTGTGTTTAGAATAGGACATCCGTCGGTAGAAAAAGTTTTTCGCTAACTCCTCCCACAAACGGTGGAatcgatcaatgaaattttccctgttgttcctccaaccaattcttcccagaacgcacgctataggaatacgtattttcgatttttagtagtagaaatcgactgattcttaccatcaggattgtcgatgttacttgccgccatgttgaatacgcaATGGACGGTGGGAAAATCAGGATTTTGTGCTCGTCGCAATATAGACTTTACTTGTAACTAAACGACTTGTAccaggtactatgtagaattttcccgcaacttttatatttgtacttatcactatatcgatcgtgctctagactaatatttgttacctacccctgaCCCTGGACAACAGCTAAATTTAAGCCAAGTTGTCTAGCATACCTTAGATGGACGTTCCTCTTCCTTCTTTTCTTCCTTCTTTTCTTCCTTCTTCTCTTCTGCCTTTGGTGGTTTTTTGGGTGCTTCTACCTTTTGTGAAGACATTTTTTCTATGTACACTTTGAGTGAATCTAGGTCACGGGCACCATTGTATTTGTCAACTTTCTGTCCATCACGGATGTACAGTAGGGTAGGATAACCTCTGACCTCAAATGCAGTACATATTTCACTATGTGATGTACAATCAatctgtcaaaataaaataaaaaagtagagttcaaaacaaatatttgttgcATCATACTGATTTACCTCTCTAAAATGGGaagcgccacctagtggtcaacaATAACCATTAATCTCGTACAGTAGTACATAGACCAGAACAGACCAAGAGCCATCGGGCGAGGAAGAAGTTTTAGCTGAAGTAACCAAATTTCAATTGTTCTAGAAAATATTACTATATTTGAATAACTCAAAgtgaaaaacataaaaaaatgcaatttttggccaaaaaacaaaaatacgcTGCAGAATGTCAAAACTATTCATCAAAACCACAACTTTATATATGACATCAACATGAGACAAGTAACATATGGTTTATACATCTTGTCTTTATTGTGAAAAATTATGTAGAAAACATAAAGCCAACCAACGTACATCTCATCCTTACAAACTCAATGGTATCATCTTACCAGCGGAAAGTTGTTAAAATGGGTGTATTATCACATAGTGATCAAGAGTAACTAATTCTTAAATCAATGGTCTTATTTTGAGATGAAAGAAAAGTAATGCATGACATAGTTTCAATAGTTTgcattgttttacttttttgtatataattttgttttatttaataagGAAAAAAGAATATATAATTAAGAATACTAAGAATACATAGTTTGTATTGTTTTCATGTGTTGTCTACCAAGACAGATATAACACACAGTAACTTGATCCTAAAGTACTCTGGAATGAGAATAATAATCCAAATGTAATCTGAGTTAATTTCAGTTGATATGATTGTCACTATTTTGACAGGTACAGCAGACACGTTTATCTGTCAACATACTGGTAACACAGTGTCTCAATTATTTTCATGACACAGGACCAAACAATTTTGGTCCCCCCGGGATTTTTCCATACAATGTTAATGACTAAATTGTTGACATAGAAACCAGAGGGATCAGTAGAGCTCTTATTGTCTATTTGAAAACTGAAAACGTCAACTAAACGTGTTTTGTGGTATAGTAGTACTTTCCTTGTATGATACATAGTTTAATTACATTCATTATCATTACTTGCCTTATTGATTGTGATTGTTTTATCATCTTCCAATCCCTTGGCAAGTTCATCCCAGGTGGGTGAAAGACGTTTGCAGTGACCACACCATGGAGCATAAAATTTCACCAAATGGTTTCCCTTAGCAACATGATTCTTGAAGTTACCAGCTGTCAATTCAAACAGTCCATCTTTAGCTACAGCAGGGGCAGAGTCTTGTTCCTGAAATTAAGAAATAACCACATTTTGTAGAAAAGTCATAtggtgtgagtgtgtgtattctTGTGAGCAGTGTCAGTCTTACAgaacagtataccacttgaTTTCACCCTTCAtcaataaattcaagaaggatatcaagacacatctgtttgcaagagctcTCTTACTTTTTTACAATGAtttactattgttcctgttcagcaacatagaacattacaatgtacatcgtattggattttgctatgcaaattcttttgattgattgatggatggatggatggatggatggatggatggatggcatTGTGTGTTCTGCCTGGATTAAGTGCAAAGTGTTCCCGCCTTGATTGAACTTTTTTGGCTAACTCTACTAGACATTTGAAGCCTGAGTAGTCATGTATCATCTTACCTTCAATGATGGGTCCATGTTTTCCTTGATGTATTTCTCCAGTGCTTCTGCATCACGTTTGCCTTTGTATGTCAGTGATTCTTCACCTGGTCTGAAAAATTTCAGTCTGTGGAAACAATATAAAAAGaactttttttcaattatttttccTATATATAATCCAAAGAAAGGTATCTCATAATcatattattcaaaataatgttattttatatttctcatTACTCTCAATAAACGTATATACACATAGCTATTGATATTTCATATCTCTGTAcatgaagtcttgccagaataAACATATTACTTTCACATGGTGACAACAACATCATGGAAACATCATACAACTTGGTATAAAACATgctttgaaatgtaatatatcTTTGTAACCTTAAAGGGCACCACAGTAATCCCATAAACATAATGATAGAttaacacccccacccccacccccacccccacccctccccatCCCCCGCTCCGCCcaaacattccaaatcaccattatttttcctgatttttcatagGTTATGCTTggggaggtataattatattattcacgAAATTTTACTTCATTCTGCCAAAAAATACTCGcaacctaagggtttgtcaatacttgtctagtgactcatagtgacaaggccccttaggtcattcgtaTTTTCCTCAACGGAATGAAGAAATCTGTTAGCTTACGTTGGATATCCAGCTACACCTTCCTCTGAACACAGAGGTGTCTCAACAGTGCAGTCAACCTGTAAAATAAGATGGTCAAAGTCTTAATTTAATATAAACATCATAGGAGATCATGAAGTATACAATCtccaattttaaatttttgcttCTTACTTGACGTTAACAATTTGTGACCATTTTGTACAACTAAGTACTAATGCATGAAAAGtgcaaaaaatgtgtatttatcaaattttcatgGATCTTTTTCTTTCTCGTAACTCTTATTAGATGAAAGCATGTTTACAGTTACTTGGGAAAATACAATGTGgaacatataaaatgtacacagcAAACAAGTTATACtaatattaaaattttaaaaatcaatgtttttatttaaagCCCTGTACATCATGACTTAGAATACAGGATCATACAAGGGTCTGTATATCACAAATATACTAGAGTGACACTTTGTCTTCTGGtttgacaattttaaaaaatacaggAACATTCCACATTCTCACATATCTTGACAATTTTTGTGGAATGGAACTCCCCAGACTAAAAACCAACCCCTTAACCAAGAATGTTGTTCATGTTCCTCAGTCTGTAAAAATGAATTTTAGAAAGagaaattattttattgttgaatggttttcAAATTACCTTGGCTATTTTAACTTTGCTGTCTTCAtcattgttgtatttttctGCTAGATCATTCCATGTTGGTTGAAGACGTTTGCAGTGACCACACCTTTAACGAGAAATAAAAATACTGTTATTTGGTGAAATGTTATTGTCattagtgtgccctctaagccattATGACGTGCCACTTACGCACAAAATTtgtagtgacgcaccaaaatttggtgttcccctatctcatACTATGTGATGGATGACTCActagaaatcccagtttttctcattttgactcacaacaacaaaatttggctatcattagagggcacactggtcattATCATATGCACaggccaatctgattaaaatccgatgtagatgtttgctaatcattcattgatattttacCTCGGTATTGTTGTTTGAATTGACCTTCATAATACATTTTTACTTTTTCGTCTTGATGGCCACCATATATTATGACTGagccccatgacatgtgagtgcaagtatggtgtactcagggtatttacactaagtgcttgcagtgttctctctGACCTTTAGTGCAAAACCGACACCGCAAGCACAAGTGTAAATCCCAGAATACCCACACTGGCCTTCATGTGGCTTTggattatattattattattacatatgtttatccaaaaggCAAACCGTTGTAAAAATCACACTGTGCAGTCACATGTTTTCATGAACAAGGAATGATTGTACCCTcctttgcatatcatttgcatacaggtatacaggtaaaATGCAGGtatttcagtattgcactgtgTGCAGTGCATATCGCACATATGCACACTGCCcaacagtgcaagtaatctctggtacataaataaatacataattatgtgtaAAAGTATCAGTGACAACCCAAGTTTGGACAACTAATATTAATTAACTAAGGAGGTCTGGTCTACTAAATGACTCAATATACCAGTTTAATCATTTTTCCTACAAGTTGATAACCTAGGATTATAACATCTTTGTAGAACATCCAAATCCTGTtgaattgttttatcaattacattTCTTTAGGTCAAATACCATGACTTTGCTTTCATGGaagttaaaaatatttacagcccggatatgggttttgcagactgAGGTTGCACGGTGGAAGGGCCTGACTTTAGGAGAGCCTGTAAGCAGTATTATTAAGGTgaacaaaacccatatccaggctGTAAAGGGTTTCATATACCCATGTAATTGCATGGAAACATCActtgaatcacataatcacgTAAAATGGCACTGACATATTTTATTCGCAGAAACGtcaaaatagtgaagaaattaacaaagtcACTGAGTGAACGAATATTGATGAGACCGCCAATTGCTCTATTTAGGCAAAGCGTGCCAGGCCGTGATACAGAAAAGTAGTGCCCAGGTTGGATACGcgtgctctccattgaattacaTTGGAATCGATACTGGGCATATGATAACTACATTTCTAAAATGTATTGTGAATTATATACTTTTGCTGcataataaatatgatatttaattggcTCATTACATTCATTCATGAAACAGATTACCATAATTGGAGTAAAGTAATCATGCACACGTTTAACATAAATCACATTAAGTGAATGTTATCAGCAGTGGGACTCCCCTTCCAATGAGTATAACTGCTATAACTTTGAAAGATGCAGAGAGCACTACTATATTTTCCAATTACTCTTTTGATCGACACCATTACTACAAACACTACTACACTTCTTTACACAAATCACcaaatgtaatttgaatatttcaatgtaaataaaaaatcctTTCAAATGTTACACTTTACTACAGTGACAATTCAAAAAAGTGTTGAAATAATTTATGCAATCTACAGTGTCAAGGTTAAACttgtatatacactgtatacaataatacatgtaaatatgtatgcaaCAGCTGTTCAAAGGTAATAGACAATTTCACAATTGCACATATATTTCAAGTGAAAAcatcaaacaaaaacattttgtaaaatgcTTGATTTACCATATGGAAGTAATTAAGTTTGGACGACaatattgcttttatttttacACACATATTTTAAGTTTAAAATGTTGTAGTTTGACTACTGGTAAATATTCCCTTTCAACAAGAAACAGCAACATACTGGTACATAaggcagaaaaaaaattgtgtgtttctgataacaaggcctcagaaaatagggtaggtaggtaaaaaaaatttaacatttttatttttcaaaaatattgctttgaccaaaaacaaacaaagagttggtcagaataccccttctgtgatactttgattaaatatgtacatacatacatacatacatacatacatacatacatacatacatacataacatacatacatacatgcatacacacacacatacatacatacatacatacatacatacatacatacatacatacatacatacatacatagacatcaCTACCACAAGCATTGCTGCCACGTGCATTGctaccacatacatgtatgtttgcacTCTTTTAGGTCAAGAACTTAGAAGACAACAAATTCTTATCtcattgttttaaatgttttaaaaaataatgtttagggtttggggcttaaactagggtcggttgtgttatcagaaaaacacaattattttatttggctAAGTACAAAATGGTTCTGTATGATTCAATTAGGTGATAGaggaacagaaaaaaaacatgcaatGCATATAATTCATAAAACTGTGCGGCAAAAATGGGTGAACTGTGTAAacttaaatgaaaatataaattttaataaaatgtagTGCACAATGTACAATCATGGACTTACACTTGATGTGTATGGTTCAAAAAGTGAGTATAAAtgcattaaaatattttactaCAATATAGGGaacaaaattgtacaaaaaattgtgaaattcaaATAATGCAAAAAACGTTGGTGTATAGATTTTGTACAATCAAGTGTGCATAATGTGAATAGTTAGAAACAACAGTTAGAAAtgtgtttgaatatttcattacaataatacaatgatTGTACTAGAGTTTTCACACACAATGTGTATCGGTATATGTAGACTGTGAGTGTAActtgtaagatatgtcatgacgtttcgccctcaccagcctcacaaatatttcattacaatgatatcaaacacaaatatgatttgtaaaatgatgaattaggaaaatatcaaatttggtATCTGAGATTTACACAACAGGCTGTCACCGACACCTGATATATATGAAGTAgagaaaatacagaaatttgTACACAACACATTTTATTACCTATCGGCAAAACCATGATTTTCAAGAAATGGTATTTTAATGGATTTGAGAAATTTAAAATTTGGCACAGGCTGTACAACAGATTGACAATTGATATTTGCTATAAGGTCTTTGTGTATACTTTTccttaaagtgaccatatggatgaggatttattttggatttttaattcataaaacaattttattctGACTTCCtatttcaaaaatcaatgtgaaacaacttataccaagtccttgtttgtaactcaatacattgcaaaaagattaataaatgtataaaatgtttgttattgtttgtacaatggtctatattgatttttcaagtagaaagccatgataaaattgttttataaatttaaaatcccaaataatactcaatcctcatccatatggtcccTTGAACTAAAGAATAGAATACACACAAAAGAcaaaaattttgaggaaaatcAACGATTCTAATGTTGATAGCAACTACATTATTGACACAATTTTTTCTATATAGTCCATCAAAATCTAAAATTGGTGAGTCCACATAGACTActtactaaaaaaaaatacattttgaaaccGGAAACATATACATGATTTGTatacaatatgaaataaattgcATTGGAGAAATTGAAAACTTGGCACAGATTGCACAATGGACTGGCAACTAGtaatatgaattaaaaaaacatgcaggaaatacatttattttcaaacaataTGTTTAagagatatatattatataaataaagtGAATTGAGAACCTTTTGGCAAATATTAAATTTGGTACAGCTTGCACAATGGATTAATATTTGTCAAATCATGCATATTTGAACAAGTTATAACATGCCATTGATTTCATAGGATGTATTAATACAAGCTTTTCATATCTGAATGAGCAATTAGATTTACTTAATAAGTTAGGAAAGTGGTCATTTCAACTGCTACAATTATTCCTTTCCTGAATAATAGatattttaattgtatttcCTTTGAGGTATCAAATTATGTACAATTTATAGCAAATAATAATGAAGTCCACAGATTAAAAGACCtattataaattttgaaaataaagagtTAAACATGTACTAGCCTGTATCTTGGCATTGGCTTGGATTTCAACTTTGTCATTCTTAGTCATCATTTATTGAAAAAATTACTcaggggtgggtgggggtggggtgggtgggggtagAAAGGCAAATGTTAAATGCAAGCCAGTACTGTTACAGTGGTTAGGTATTCTATCTTATAAATCTTTATTTTAAGGCAGCACTAGCTCtaactgaacatttttttttatcaagtaaccaaagatgTATTCACTAACAGTTagtttgtaatgtatgtatctgtcaattagtggtcaatatatatatattttagggtgtggacttaaaaatcaatttgactggattttaatattgtacatacacagctacacaaatatatttacacaaAGCTGCTTCAATACTTTCgaagtgtttttgctaaggttggggaaccctggtaacagacaTGTGGGGGAAAGGAATAAAAGTTGTATGGTTTCCCTGTACAGTCTACCATGATTTGGTTTGGGAACCCTGactggggaaccctggtagattttacctgattacctcccttaacaaaaacactatgtATGATATTAgtatagaaattgatacttgactCCAGTTTAGTAGTAATAGTAAAGTTACCTTTTGGAATCTAGTTGCCTCAAAAACTAGATACCATAAGGTATCTTCACT
This Glandiceps talaboti chromosome 13, keGlaTala1.1, whole genome shotgun sequence DNA region includes the following protein-coding sequences:
- the LOC144444503 gene encoding thioredoxin domain-containing protein 5-like, with the translated sequence MAAMARSCVWSLALCFVGCLLLFSPIVKSDDDAEHKHVYDAETFQNAVKTDAQFIMFFAPWCGHCKRLQPTWNDLAEKYNNDEDSKVKIAKVDCTVETPLCSEEGVAGYPTLKFFRPGEESLTYKGKRDAEALEKYIKENMDPSLKEQDSAPAVAKDGLFELTAGNFKNHVAKGNHLVKFYAPWCGHCKRLSPTWDELAKGLEDDKTITINKIDCTSHSEICTAFEVRGYPTLLYIRDGQKVDKYNGARDLDSLKVYIEKMSSQKVEAPKKPPKAEEKKEEKKEEKKEEERPSKVVVLDTDSFEEKIESGLSFIKFYAPWCGHCKRLEPTWDELSTKLEDKTNVKIAKVDCTVDKDVCKKYEVRGYPTLILFKDGKQVDKYNRARDLDSLYAFVIEHAPHDEL